From Deltaproteobacteria bacterium, one genomic window encodes:
- a CDS encoding hydrogenase iron-sulfur subunit, protein MSDWEAKITTFLCNWCSYGAADLAGVSRFQYPPDFRIIRVPCSARVSPKFVLAAFRHGADGVWVSG, encoded by the coding sequence ATGAGTGACTGGGAAGCAAAAATAACAACATTTCTCTGCAACTGGTGCAGCTACGGGGCGGCCGATCTGGCGGGGGTAAGCCGGTTTCAGTATCCCCCCGACTTCCGGATTATCCGGGTCCCCTGCTCGGCCAGGGTCAGTCCCAAGTTTGTGCTGGCCGCCTTTCGACACGGGGCCGACGGCGTCTGGGTGTCCGGGTGA
- a CDS encoding hydrogenase iron-sulfur subunit, with protein MEGNYYARRKFALLKGLLEHVGIEPGRLHFSWISSAEATKFVDVANTVAKEVKDLGPARYFIKKRAEVA; from the coding sequence CTGGAAGGTAATTACTATGCGAGAAGAAAATTTGCGCTCTTAAAAGGCCTGTTGGAACATGTGGGCATTGAACCGGGGAGGCTCCATTTTTCGTGGATATCTTCGGCCGAGGCCACCAAATTCGTGGATGTGGCCAATACCGTGGCAAAGGAAGTGAAGGACCTGGGCCCGGCCCGGTATTTTATCAAAAAGAGAGCTGAGGTGGCATAA
- a CDS encoding 4Fe-4S dicluster domain-containing protein encodes MLKYTEKIQEIAKRLLQEKKIDVFIGYKKGSVPMMNEPLLITDPDKADRLYWDNFCGLNLCNYLTRRTDKIGIVANGCNSRNIVTHIIENQIQRDQLYIVGIPCEGMIDHRAVMRAVKQKEISDIEQHGNTFTVKGADFEETFEKEKFLQTNCAVCIHRNPVIYDELLGDLVEEQTDVSPYQDVEKVEEMDPEKKQGFFTRLISRCIRCYACRNACPLCYCPTCFVDESKPQWVGKSSDPTDTMTFHLLRAYHCAGRCTDCGACERVCPMGISMRQFTKKLNKDCQDLFSWEAGLTVDQRPPLDVYRPDDYNEFIK; translated from the coding sequence ATGCTCAAGTATACTGAAAAAATCCAGGAGATCGCCAAGCGGCTGCTTCAGGAGAAAAAAATAGACGTATTCATCGGGTACAAGAAAGGATCCGTCCCCATGATGAACGAACCCCTCCTGATCACCGATCCGGATAAGGCGGACCGGCTTTACTGGGACAACTTCTGCGGTCTGAACCTGTGCAATTATCTGACCCGGCGAACCGACAAAATCGGAATCGTGGCCAACGGGTGCAATTCCCGGAACATCGTCACCCACATCATCGAAAACCAGATCCAGCGGGATCAGCTCTATATCGTGGGGATTCCGTGCGAGGGGATGATCGATCACCGGGCCGTCATGCGAGCGGTAAAGCAGAAAGAGATATCGGATATAGAACAGCATGGCAACACCTTTACCGTAAAGGGCGCCGACTTTGAAGAGACCTTTGAAAAGGAGAAATTTCTGCAAACCAACTGCGCCGTCTGCATTCACCGCAATCCGGTGATCTACGATGAGCTCTTAGGCGATCTGGTGGAAGAGCAGACCGATGTGTCGCCGTATCAGGATGTGGAAAAGGTGGAGGAGATGGACCCGGAAAAGAAACAGGGGTTCTTCACCCGGCTGATCTCCCGGTGCATCCGCTGTTATGCCTGCCGCAACGCCTGTCCCTTGTGTTACTGTCCCACCTGTTTTGTGGATGAATCAAAACCCCAGTGGGTGGGGAAGAGCAGCGATCCGACCGACACCATGACCTTCCATCTTCTGAGGGCGTATCACTGCGCAGGGAGGTGCACGGACTGCGGGGCGTGCGAACGGGTCTGTCCCATGGGGATCTCCATGCGGCAGTTTACCAAGAAACTCAACAAAGACTGCCAGGACCTCTTCTCGTGGGAGGCGGGGCTGACCGTTGACCAGCGACCGCCCCTGGATGTATACCGGCCGGACGACTATAACGAGTTTATAAAATAG
- a CDS encoding 4Fe-4S dicluster domain-containing protein, whose protein sequence is MTDKIFTKEEWIKALEGLKDAYTLLVPVKDGDFHTFMPLSEGKTADFDFQNSRLSPKSVIYPQSERLFEYTLDSADPEANILKESPKDYSPRAVVGIRPCDAHAFQIVKRNFDNPEYRDPWWVRHFESTTLIGLGCSDPCSTCFCTAVGGGPFHEEGLDAVIFDLGDRYLIKGITDKGEAFLAKMTGGRAADQDDLKAAEGLAASASKKITASVPTDKLKAKKTNDLFNAPFWEEVAFGCLNCGTCTYLCPTCWCFDIQDEVSGKEGDRMRNWDSCMFPLFTLHGSGHNPRDVKVQRVRQRFMHKLKYYVDKYDNGVQCSGCGRCVRYCPVNIDIRDVCERMNTY, encoded by the coding sequence ATGACAGATAAGATATTCACCAAGGAAGAATGGATAAAGGCGCTGGAAGGGCTGAAGGATGCCTACACCCTTTTGGTGCCTGTGAAGGACGGGGATTTTCACACCTTCATGCCCCTGAGTGAGGGGAAGACCGCTGATTTTGATTTTCAAAACAGCAGGCTTTCCCCTAAATCGGTGATCTATCCCCAATCGGAACGGCTGTTTGAATACACCCTGGACAGCGCTGACCCTGAGGCCAACATCCTGAAGGAATCTCCAAAAGACTATTCCCCGAGAGCCGTTGTGGGAATACGGCCCTGTGACGCCCATGCATTCCAGATTGTGAAGCGCAACTTTGATAATCCCGAGTACCGCGATCCCTGGTGGGTGCGGCATTTTGAATCGACCACCCTGATCGGCCTGGGCTGCAGCGATCCCTGTTCGACCTGCTTCTGTACCGCAGTGGGCGGGGGCCCGTTTCATGAAGAGGGCCTGGATGCCGTTATCTTCGATCTGGGGGATCGTTACCTGATCAAGGGCATTACCGACAAAGGAGAGGCGTTTCTGGCCAAGATGACCGGGGGAAGGGCCGCGGACCAGGACGATTTGAAAGCCGCGGAAGGACTGGCCGCCTCCGCCTCTAAAAAGATCACCGCATCCGTTCCCACGGACAAATTGAAGGCAAAGAAAACCAACGATCTCTTCAATGCCCCCTTCTGGGAAGAGGTCGCCTTTGGGTGTCTCAATTGCGGGACCTGCACCTATCTCTGTCCCACCTGCTGGTGTTTTGACATCCAGGACGAGGTCTCGGGAAAAGAGGGCGACAGGATGAGGAACTGGGATTCCTGCATGTTCCCCCTCTTTACCCTTCACGGCTCCGGGCACAACCCGAGAGACGTCAAAGTCCAACGCGTTCGCCAGCGGTTCATGCACAAGCTGAAGTACTATGTGGACAAATATGACAACGGCGTTCAATGTTCCGGCTGCGGTCGCTGCGTCCGCTACTGCCCGGTCAACATCGATATACGGGATGTCTGCGAGCGGATGAACACCTATTAG
- a CDS encoding FAD/NAD(P)-binding protein, giving the protein MENPYLPYPVRIDRITTETEDRNLKTFRFVFLNPEHEEKFAYTPGQFAELSVAGKGEIPIGIASSPTEKGFVAFTVNKVGLVTTHLHNMKEGDVMGLRGPMGNWYPWDEMEGKNVVIVGGGFAFTTLRSSIVYMLHPENRPRFKDITVVYGARSPGMLLYKDELAAWEQRDDIHMHITVDGTDDPDWKYNVGFVPTITEQKIKSADNAIAIVCGPPIMIRFTQPVLEKLGFPPERIILSLEMRMKCGIGICGRCNIGDKYVCKDGPVFSLAQLKEMPPEY; this is encoded by the coding sequence TTGGAAAATCCGTATTTGCCCTATCCGGTCCGAATCGATCGGATCACCACCGAAACCGAGGACAGGAATCTGAAGACCTTCAGATTTGTTTTTCTGAATCCCGAACATGAGGAGAAATTTGCCTATACGCCGGGGCAGTTTGCGGAATTATCCGTGGCGGGTAAGGGTGAAATCCCCATCGGTATCGCATCCTCGCCCACGGAAAAGGGATTTGTCGCTTTTACGGTCAACAAGGTCGGGCTCGTCACCACCCATCTCCACAATATGAAAGAGGGGGATGTAATGGGACTCCGGGGGCCGATGGGCAACTGGTATCCGTGGGACGAGATGGAGGGAAAAAATGTGGTCATCGTCGGCGGCGGGTTTGCCTTCACCACCCTGAGATCCAGCATCGTCTATATGCTGCACCCCGAAAACCGACCCAGATTCAAGGACATCACCGTGGTGTACGGGGCCAGAAGCCCGGGCATGCTGCTGTACAAGGATGAACTGGCGGCATGGGAGCAGCGGGATGACATCCATATGCATATCACGGTGGATGGTACCGATGACCCTGACTGGAAATACAATGTCGGGTTTGTCCCCACCATCACCGAACAAAAGATCAAGAGTGCGGACAACGCCATTGCCATCGTGTGCGGCCCGCCCATCATGATCCGGTTCACCCAGCCGGTCCTGGAAAAGCTGGGATTCCCGCCGGAACGGATTATCCTCTCTCTGGAAATGCGGATGAAATGCGGCATCGGGATCTGCGGCCGGTGCAATATCGGGGACAAATACGTGTGCAAGGACGGTCCTGTCTTCTCGCTCGCTCAACTCAAGGAAATGCCCCCGGAATATTAG
- a CDS encoding PAS domain S-box protein — MIRTKPLHISSIDHRGARLFWDLIQIEVETQQLQQASKEAIRKERDWSQKFIDSLADKIMVLNRDRTIHRVNRTFLRESGVTEETVLGKPCYEITRHSSEVCSGDAFVCPFDKVLETGTSYSAIHEHMTGDGNRIFEEIMATPILNDGAEIVQVIEGIRDVTRRVGLQEEVRRNKEYLENIIVNSSDMIITTNLQGKVVTFNPGAEHMLGYTQEEVLGTDIEALWKAPEERRRLMAEVKARGFVNNYPTTLIGKDDQEVEISLSLAELRDSEGHVLGTVGISKDVTEENRLRRKLIEREMELRKANDFMNKIIQSSPDAIMATDMKGNIIIWNQAAEETLGYRATDVIGKMNIDRIYPQGTAKRVMQMMRSPEHGPVGKLRSYPMVYVRQDGEVVEGNLSSAIIYDADGAETASVGIFVDLEERLNMERKLRQTQEQLLQSEKLAAMGRLTSQIAHELNNPLYGIMNTLELLKTEISPQNKRRKILEMALSETERLSEMLRKMLSFSKPDEETKQPSDINNILDEILLLHEKQLREHSITLSISLGKNLGAVYASKNQLRQVFLNMIANARDAMPDGGTLTVATRVVEDMLHIEFSDTGTGIRKEDLSKIFDAFFTTKDSIKGVGLGLSVCYGFIKDHGGDIRVESHPDSGTTFTITLPVHKETADPPES, encoded by the coding sequence ATGATCCGCACCAAGCCCCTTCACATCAGTTCTATCGACCATCGGGGGGCCCGTCTATTCTGGGACCTGATCCAGATAGAAGTGGAAACGCAGCAACTTCAACAGGCCTCGAAAGAGGCCATCCGAAAGGAACGGGACTGGTCCCAGAAGTTTATTGATTCCCTTGCCGACAAGATCATGGTGCTGAACAGGGACCGCACCATCCATCGGGTCAACAGGACCTTTCTGAGGGAAAGCGGGGTCACCGAAGAGACCGTACTGGGGAAACCCTGTTATGAGATCACCCGCCACTCCTCCGAAGTATGCAGCGGCGATGCCTTTGTCTGTCCGTTTGACAAGGTCTTGGAAACCGGTACCAGCTATTCTGCCATCCATGAGCATATGACAGGCGACGGAAACAGGATCTTTGAAGAGATCATGGCCACCCCTATCCTGAATGATGGGGCCGAGATCGTCCAGGTCATCGAAGGGATCCGGGATGTGACCCGGCGGGTCGGCCTGCAGGAAGAGGTGCGCCGGAACAAGGAATACCTGGAAAACATCATCGTCAATTCCTCGGACATGATCATCACCACCAACCTCCAGGGGAAGGTGGTTACCTTTAATCCGGGGGCCGAACATATGCTGGGCTATACGCAGGAAGAGGTCCTGGGAACGGATATCGAAGCCCTGTGGAAGGCGCCGGAAGAGCGGCGCCGGCTCATGGCCGAGGTAAAGGCAAGAGGATTTGTGAATAATTACCCGACTACCCTCATCGGCAAAGACGATCAGGAGGTGGAGATCAGCCTCTCTTTGGCCGAACTGCGCGACAGCGAGGGGCATGTCCTGGGCACGGTGGGGATCAGCAAGGATGTCACTGAAGAGAACCGCCTTCGCCGAAAGCTCATCGAGCGGGAAATGGAGTTGCGTAAGGCCAATGATTTCATGAACAAGATCATTCAGAGTTCGCCCGATGCCATCATGGCCACAGATATGAAAGGAAACATCATCATCTGGAATCAGGCCGCAGAGGAAACCCTCGGTTACCGGGCGACGGACGTCATCGGCAAGATGAATATTGACAGGATCTATCCCCAGGGAACAGCCAAAAGGGTCATGCAGATGATGCGAAGCCCTGAGCACGGCCCGGTCGGCAAACTGAGATCCTACCCGATGGTCTATGTCCGTCAGGACGGCGAGGTGGTGGAAGGAAACCTCTCCTCCGCTATTATTTATGACGCCGACGGCGCTGAAACGGCCTCTGTGGGCATTTTTGTGGACCTGGAAGAACGCTTGAACATGGAACGGAAGCTCCGGCAGACCCAGGAACAGCTATTGCAATCCGAAAAGCTGGCTGCCATGGGACGATTGACCTCTCAGATCGCCCACGAGCTGAACAACCCCCTTTACGGCATCATGAATACCCTGGAACTGCTGAAAACCGAGATCTCCCCCCAGAACAAGCGTCGAAAGATCCTGGAGATGGCCCTGTCGGAAACGGAAAGGCTCTCTGAAATGCTCCGGAAAATGTTGTCGTTCTCCAAACCCGATGAAGAAACCAAACAGCCTTCAGACATCAACAATATCCTGGACGAAATCCTCCTCCTCCACGAAAAACAGCTCCGGGAACACAGCATTACCCTGTCAATATCCCTGGGGAAAAATCTCGGAGCGGTGTATGCTTCTAAGAATCAGCTCAGGCAGGTCTTTCTCAATATGATCGCCAACGCCAGGGATGCCATGCCGGACGGGGGGACCTTGACGGTGGCCACCAGGGTGGTGGAGGATATGCTCCATATAGAATTCTCGGATACCGGGACCGGCATCAGAAAAGAGGACCTCAGCAAAATCTTCGATGCATTTTTTACGACCAAAGACAGCATCAAGGGCGTAGGTCTCGGCCTGTCTGTCTGCTACGGGTTCATCAAAGATCACGGCGGCGATATCCGGGTGGAAAGCCATCCCGATTCCGGCACCACCTTTACCATTACCCTTCCAGTACACAAAGAAACTGCGGATCCGCCGGAGTCCTGA
- a CDS encoding response regulator, whose translation MEGILTVYKASEYCNVSPKTIINWIESGHIQAYKTVGGHRRIKQTDLIAFMNRQGIPVPEGDSPVDERKRVLVVDDDPIIVETIVQALEEDEHDYEVVSASDGFEAGLQVNHFKPHLMILDIMMPDIKGYEVCRKIKSDEATKETQIIVLSAYLDDEKFKKMKEYGADVCFSKPFPLPQLKKEVARLLGLTTDGELP comes from the coding sequence ATGGAAGGCATATTGACAGTTTATAAGGCGAGCGAATACTGCAACGTCTCGCCCAAGACCATTATCAACTGGATAGAGTCGGGGCACATCCAGGCCTATAAGACCGTCGGGGGGCACCGCCGGATCAAACAGACGGATCTTATCGCATTCATGAATCGACAGGGGATTCCTGTCCCCGAGGGGGATTCGCCGGTTGACGAACGGAAGCGGGTTCTGGTGGTGGACGACGATCCCATTATTGTGGAGACCATTGTCCAGGCCCTGGAAGAAGACGAACACGATTATGAGGTGGTCTCTGCGTCGGACGGCTTTGAGGCGGGACTGCAGGTCAACCACTTCAAGCCCCACCTGATGATCCTGGATATCATGATGCCGGATATCAAAGGGTATGAGGTGTGCCGCAAGATCAAGAGCGATGAAGCAACAAAAGAAACCCAGATTATTGTCCTGTCCGCCTATCTGGATGATGAGAAATTCAAGAAGATGAAAGAATACGGGGCCGACGTCTGCTTCTCAAAACCCTTCCCCCTGCCCCAATTAAAAAAAGAGGTGGCCAGGCTGTTGGGATTGACCACGGACGGTGAGCTGCCGTAA
- a CDS encoding methylenetetrahydrofolate reductase, with protein sequence MKLKDSLDKKRFVVTSEIQSPVDGGPEALIKSLELVRGRVDGVAVPELDIEGVVGDSVRTCHLLNQNRFESIYQTTTRDKSRPQLQKDLLLAHDAGVENLLVFTEDYRITGDSLQEMMFFHVDAGKLASVLDHMRQGSTVDGKELPSKADFVLGSGVESAWGKNVPDLEMKELEEMTRIGTGYFLTTPVFDLGRFEKFMKQVKTFGIPVIAEVMILRTAGMAQFLNRHFKSGLIPDWMIKRLARAPDRQKASIDIFAETVQGLKDLCQGIHIITIGGEEKLRHYLDAAKLR encoded by the coding sequence ATGAAGCTAAAGGACTCCCTCGATAAAAAACGATTTGTCGTGACCTCGGAAATCCAGTCCCCTGTCGATGGGGGCCCGGAGGCGCTCATCAAGAGCCTGGAACTGGTCAGGGGCCGCGTTGACGGCGTGGCTGTTCCGGAGTTGGATATAGAGGGGGTGGTGGGAGACAGCGTCAGGACCTGCCATCTTCTGAATCAGAACCGGTTCGAGTCCATTTATCAGACCACCACCCGGGACAAGAGCCGGCCCCAATTACAGAAGGACCTCCTGCTGGCCCATGACGCAGGGGTTGAAAATCTCCTTGTCTTTACCGAAGACTACCGGATCACCGGAGACAGCCTCCAGGAGATGATGTTTTTCCATGTGGATGCCGGGAAACTGGCCTCTGTGTTGGACCATATGCGCCAAGGGAGCACTGTGGATGGGAAGGAACTTCCGTCCAAGGCCGATTTTGTATTGGGTTCGGGGGTCGAATCTGCGTGGGGAAAGAACGTTCCCGATCTGGAGATGAAGGAGTTGGAAGAGATGACACGGATCGGGACGGGATATTTTCTGACCACCCCGGTATTCGACCTGGGCCGGTTTGAAAAATTCATGAAACAGGTCAAGACGTTCGGGATACCGGTCATTGCGGAGGTAATGATCCTGAGGACCGCCGGCATGGCGCAGTTTTTGAACCGCCATTTCAAATCGGGGTTGATCCCTGACTGGATGATCAAGCGGTTGGCCAGGGCCCCGGATCGACAGAAGGCCAGTATCGACATCTTTGCGGAGACGGTCCAGGGCCTCAAAGACCTCTGCCAGGGGATCCACATCATCACCATCGGGGGTGAAGAAAAGCTGAGGCACTATCTGGATGCGGCCAAATTAAGGTAG
- a CDS encoding molybdopterin-dependent oxidoreductase has product MEEISLTINGTRMSCPPGTTVLEAAEEHGIPIPKLCHHPDLKPVGACRLCLVEDEKSGRIMASCVTPVAPDMEIRTDSSRVMRHRRNILRLMMAEHPESCLVCSKGNRCQLRELAGQMGLGETGLYPTPNYKAIELANPFIIRDLSKCILCGRCIRADHELVVAGAIDYHMRGFASRPATLYDLPLESSSCTFCGTCVSICPTGALTPRMGGHVGTPEREALTTCGFCGVGCSIRIGVAGQKAVEINPSGLPGSVNAATLCVRGHFAHDFLNSRERLTQPLIRRDNDLTPVSWDEALDYVAGRLLDIKKEDGPQSIGFFGSSKCTNEENYLFQKLARVLVGTNNVDNGGFMAGREALQVVEEKTGGRRRPTRLAHLEKAEIIVVLGADPGHSAPVVAYHLKRAAQKGIPIIGVDPRKTDLFPFSALWLTVVPDKDAELITCLAALMWKTFAHDPGFIERSTEGFGPYSEALSSFNPERLCMASGSEMGALTKAADLLKGKKISFVVGHGITQHRHGVQAMEAVLNLAMMTGSLAREPAGLYLLARENNQVGAWDMGTVPDTLPGRTPLHEDSRRREWERAWGVRISPDQGLNGVRMIEATEKGILRAMVIMGENPVRGLPQQERVAAALKGLDLLVVQDILHTETSRLADVVLPGAPFSEKGGSFTNMEGRISCFTPVVPPPGDARPDWEILDRLGVKMGYPKAYGSLDAIRAEIARLIPMYAGLREDSGKAWTWIRETQTRRPFRFSPLPAGDREEMDDDYPLTAILGSQRLHLGSGTRTGRSKRIADFGLNNEVVLSPADGDRLNLHTGDRARVQSRLGALIREVRIDDTLQAGQVFIPTGFHENDAMNLIELTAPGTGSWQGFKTCQVRLETPGVGT; this is encoded by the coding sequence GTGGAAGAGATCTCCCTCACCATCAATGGGACGCGGATGAGCTGCCCGCCCGGGACCACCGTCCTGGAGGCGGCAGAGGAGCACGGGATTCCAATACCCAAACTCTGTCACCATCCCGACCTCAAGCCGGTCGGGGCCTGTCGCCTATGCCTGGTGGAGGATGAAAAGAGCGGCCGGATCATGGCATCCTGCGTCACTCCGGTGGCCCCGGACATGGAGATCCGGACAGACTCCTCCCGTGTGATGCGACACCGGAGAAACATCCTTCGTCTGATGATGGCCGAACATCCCGAGTCGTGCCTGGTCTGCAGCAAGGGAAACCGATGTCAGTTGCGCGAGCTTGCCGGTCAGATGGGACTGGGGGAGACCGGGCTTTATCCCACCCCCAATTACAAGGCGATCGAGCTGGCCAACCCGTTCATCATTCGGGACCTGAGCAAGTGTATCCTGTGCGGAAGATGTATCCGTGCAGACCATGAACTGGTGGTGGCCGGGGCCATCGACTATCATATGAGGGGCTTTGCTTCGCGACCGGCCACCCTCTACGATCTTCCCCTGGAATCCTCTTCCTGCACGTTCTGCGGAACCTGTGTATCCATCTGTCCCACCGGGGCACTGACGCCCAGGATGGGCGGCCATGTGGGGACGCCCGAGCGAGAGGCGTTGACCACCTGCGGTTTCTGTGGGGTGGGCTGTTCCATCCGCATCGGGGTGGCCGGGCAAAAGGCCGTAGAAATAAATCCCTCCGGTCTTCCCGGTTCCGTAAACGCCGCCACCCTTTGTGTTCGAGGGCATTTTGCACACGACTTCCTCAACAGCCGCGAGCGGTTGACGCAGCCCCTGATCCGCAGGGACAACGACCTCACCCCGGTATCCTGGGATGAGGCCCTCGATTATGTTGCCGGCCGCCTCCTGGATATCAAGAAAGAGGACGGCCCTCAAAGTATCGGCTTTTTCGGGTCTTCAAAATGCACCAATGAGGAAAACTACCTCTTCCAGAAGCTGGCCAGGGTCCTGGTGGGTACAAATAACGTGGACAATGGCGGATTCATGGCCGGAAGGGAGGCCCTCCAGGTGGTGGAAGAGAAGACAGGCGGCAGGCGGCGCCCCACCCGGCTCGCGCATCTCGAGAAGGCCGAAATTATTGTCGTGTTGGGGGCCGACCCGGGGCACTCCGCCCCGGTAGTCGCCTATCACCTCAAAAGGGCCGCCCAAAAAGGTATTCCCATTATAGGGGTGGACCCTCGAAAAACAGACCTCTTCCCCTTCTCTGCACTCTGGTTGACCGTTGTCCCGGATAAGGACGCCGAACTGATCACCTGCCTCGCCGCCCTCATGTGGAAGACATTTGCCCATGATCCCGGATTTATTGAACGATCTACAGAAGGCTTCGGTCCATACAGCGAGGCCCTTTCCTCCTTCAATCCTGAACGGCTCTGCATGGCGAGCGGATCGGAGATGGGAGCTCTGACAAAGGCGGCAGACCTCTTGAAGGGGAAAAAGATCAGCTTTGTGGTAGGTCATGGGATCACCCAGCACCGCCATGGGGTCCAGGCAATGGAGGCCGTTTTAAATCTGGCCATGATGACGGGGAGTCTGGCCCGTGAACCGGCGGGGCTCTATCTGTTGGCAAGGGAAAACAATCAGGTGGGGGCATGGGATATGGGGACCGTGCCCGATACCCTTCCGGGCCGTACGCCCCTTCACGAGGACTCGCGGAGAAGGGAGTGGGAACGGGCATGGGGGGTGCGGATCTCGCCGGATCAGGGATTAAATGGGGTGCGGATGATAGAGGCGACTGAAAAGGGAATTCTCAGGGCCATGGTGATCATGGGAGAAAATCCGGTGCGAGGCCTCCCTCAACAGGAACGGGTAGCGGCGGCATTGAAGGGCCTGGATCTCCTGGTGGTGCAGGATATCCTCCACACCGAAACCAGCCGGTTGGCGGATGTGGTTCTCCCGGGCGCCCCCTTTTCCGAGAAGGGGGGCTCCTTTACCAATATGGAGGGCAGAATCTCCTGCTTCACTCCGGTGGTACCTCCGCCCGGAGACGCCAGACCCGATTGGGAGATCCTGGACCGTTTAGGGGTGAAGATGGGATATCCCAAGGCCTATGGCTCCCTTGATGCCATACGGGCTGAAATCGCACGCCTGATTCCGATGTACGCCGGTCTCAGGGAAGACTCCGGAAAGGCCTGGACCTGGATCCGTGAAACCCAAACCAGGAGACCTTTTCGGTTTTCTCCCCTCCCGGCCGGCGATCGGGAGGAGATGGACGACGACTATCCCCTGACCGCCATTCTGGGATCACAACGCCTTCACCTGGGAAGCGGGACCCGTACCGGCCGTTCCAAACGGATCGCCGATTTTGGGCTGAACAACGAGGTGGTCTTATCGCCGGCTGACGGGGACCGGCTGAACCTCCATACCGGGGACCGGGCTCGTGTGCAATCCCGCTTGGGCGCCCTGATCCGGGAAGTCCGCATAGACGACACCTTACAAGCCGGACAGGTCTTCATCCCCACGGGCTTTCATGAAAACGATGCCATGAATCTGATTGAATTGACAGCACCGGGGACCGGGTCATGGCAAGGATTCAAGACCTGTCAGGTCCGGCTTGAGACACCGGGGGTGGGAACATGA
- the nuoE gene encoding NADH-quinone oxidoreductase subunit NuoE, with translation MMPQEIDWTRISSIIEKHKGEPWGLIPLLQDIQEAIGYIPPKAIEPISEALHLFPAQVQGVVTFYAGFSTTPKGKYVVRVCRGTACHVKGGKSILRVMKKELGLEEGETSPDYQFTLETVACLGACFLAPTMMVNRTYYGRLSPPKVSTILAQFRKQERESE, from the coding sequence ATGATGCCGCAAGAGATCGACTGGACCCGGATTTCATCCATCATCGAAAAACACAAGGGCGAGCCATGGGGCCTTATCCCCCTCCTGCAGGATATCCAGGAGGCCATCGGATACATCCCGCCCAAAGCCATAGAACCGATCAGTGAGGCCCTTCATCTTTTTCCCGCCCAGGTCCAGGGCGTGGTCACCTTTTATGCCGGGTTCAGCACCACGCCCAAAGGGAAATACGTGGTCAGGGTCTGCCGGGGAACCGCCTGCCATGTAAAGGGCGGAAAGAGCATCCTGCGGGTCATGAAAAAGGAGTTGGGCCTCGAGGAAGGGGAGACCAGTCCCGATTATCAGTTCACCCTGGAGACCGTCGCCTGCCTGGGCGCCTGCTTTCTGGCCCCCACCATGATGGTCAATCGGACCTATTACGGAAGGCTTTCCCCTCCCAAGGTGAGCACCATATTGGCCCAGTTCCGCAAACAGGAAAGAGAGTCGGAATAA